A single window of Rubripirellula lacrimiformis DNA harbors:
- a CDS encoding YebC/PmpR family DNA-binding transcriptional regulator — protein sequence MAGHSKWANIQHRKGRVDAARGKLWSKLSKAIIVAAKSGGGDPDANLRLRKAIDDAKAVSMPKDNIERAIKRGTGELAGNEVEELTYEGYGPGGVAVMCEVMTDNRNRTGPELKTIFSKLGGDLGKTGCVAYLFERKGLFVLPAEAGEEKVTEIALENGGEDVEPIDDGKFQVTCPPENYQGLADAFEAAELTPEISEITRLPQTNIDLDAADGRKVLRLLEQLDDHDDIQNVSTNLNITDEMMADEE from the coding sequence ATGGCAGGACATTCAAAGTGGGCCAACATCCAACACCGAAAAGGTCGTGTGGATGCTGCTCGAGGTAAGTTGTGGAGCAAACTAAGCAAGGCCATCATCGTTGCAGCCAAGAGCGGCGGCGGTGACCCGGATGCCAATTTGCGACTTCGCAAGGCGATCGACGACGCCAAAGCGGTCAGCATGCCCAAAGACAATATCGAACGGGCCATCAAACGCGGTACCGGCGAATTGGCTGGCAACGAAGTCGAAGAACTGACCTACGAAGGCTACGGCCCCGGCGGTGTCGCCGTGATGTGCGAAGTCATGACCGACAACCGCAATCGCACCGGCCCCGAACTGAAAACGATCTTCTCCAAACTCGGTGGCGACCTAGGAAAGACCGGATGCGTGGCCTACCTGTTTGAACGCAAAGGCCTGTTCGTGCTGCCCGCCGAAGCCGGCGAAGAAAAGGTCACTGAGATTGCCTTGGAAAACGGCGGCGAAGATGTCGAGCCGATCGACGACGGCAAGTTTCAAGTCACCTGCCCGCCTGAAAACTATCAAGGCTTGGCCGACGCTTTCGAGGCCGCTGAACTGACTCCCGAAATCAGCGAAATCACTCGACTGCCACAGACGAACATCGACCTGGACGCTGCCGATGGCCGCAAGGTTCTGCGGTTGCTGGAACAGCTTGACGATCACGATGACATCCAGAATGTCAGCACGAATCTGAACATCACTGACGAAATGATGGCCGACGAGGAGTGA